In Streptomyces sp. NBC_00344, the genomic window CGCACGTATGCAGCAACTGCTGCATACGGAAGGCGGACCCGACGACCGCCTGCGCACCGGACGGGTGAACCGGCGCCCTCGGCCACAACCCCGTTGCGAGCCTGGGATCCGCACTGTTGACGCTGCGGCGGACTCAGTGCGACCCGCGTGGGTTGAGCGGTATGACGAAGTCGTCCTCGACCGGTGGTTCGATCTCGTCCTCCTGGAAGCCGGTGGCGGCGAAGCACCGTATGCGCAGACCACCCGGTGAGACGTCCATCCGCAGAAAGCTCTTGAAGAACGGCGGGTCGTAGGTCGCGGACCCCGGCGACAGCACCTGGGTGAGCGCCTTACGGACCGGCAGGCGCAGTCGCCGGCCGCGGCGCGGCCGTGCGGCGACCCCGAGCAGAGCCGCGATCAGTCTCGCCCGCAGCGTGACGGGCTCATCGGTCTGCCGCGTTGCCGCGATGCCGAGCCGACGGGCTATCACTGCCGTCGCGAGCTCAGGCGTCAGGTCGAACAGCCGCCGCATACGGAGCCTTCGCCCGTAGAGCTTGCTGTAGAACGCCAGTGAGTCGCCGCGCAACGGGTAGCAGCGGAAGTCCTGCTCGGTGACACCGCCGACGTCGACGCGCGGAATGGTGTGAGTGGCGTGCATGAAGGCGCCGCTACCACCGGCGACGACGTATTCGATGGTCCGCCCGCCCACATCGACGGGATAGTGCTGGTAGTTGTGGATGTCGCCGCCGATGGCCGCGACATAGTTGCAGTCCGGATCACGCACGATCTCGTCGACGGTGCCGCCGCCCTCGATCGCGCACGGGTGGTGCTCACCGTCCACGTATATCGGCGAACCGGTGACCAGGATCTTGGGCTTCGGTCCGCTGGACACCCGGCGCAGCCACTGCCCCTGCTCCCGGTCGATACGACCGAGCAGCCCGGTGTCGATGCCCACGATGCGCAGTGGCCCCGAATCGATCGCCCAGTACGGCCCCGGCTGCGACGCCGCCTGTGACGGCTCGGACCGCATGAGCCGGGCCTGAGCCAGGCGCAGTTCGTCCGGCACATCGGGAGACCTCCACAGAGCCGCCCGCCACCACGCGGCCGACAGCGGCTTCGGGCGTGCTGCCGGGGGCAGCGCGGGCGCATCGCAGAAGACCCGCATGAATCCGGTGAGGCCGTCGTACCAGTCGTGGTTGCCGGGCACCGCGTAGATCGGCGCTTCGTAATCCCGGTACGGCTGGAAGAACTTCGGTCCGTACTCGTTGGCGCTGCCGACCGGGTAGAGCACATCGCTGGAGAGAAGCGCGAAGCGGCTTCCGGCACCTGCCCTGAGGAACCCGGGGACCACGGCGTACTGTGGATCGTCGCCTTCGCCGGTGTCGCCGATGAGCATGAACGAGTAGCTCTCCGGATCGTCGCGCTCGATCACGAAGTCCTCTGTGGCGCAGCCTCGTTGGGACTGCTGCCGCACCCAGCGCTCACGGTCGGCGCCGGTCGGATCGCCGAACAGCGATGCCACGGGTCCGTTGCGCGCCTTCCAGAGGGTGACCGGGTTGAGCCAGAAGACCTTTTCGACCTGACTTGGCATCAAGTTCCGGTATTCGCCGGGTTTCTGGCCGTGCCAGCCTGCGCCGGCCGCTGATTCACGCGAGGAGGGAGACATCGCGGAACTCTAGCGCGGTGCGGTCTCCGGCAGTTGGGCGGGCCGGGCGCGGGCCGGAGAGGCCAGTACGGCAAGCAGGGGGTGCTCCGCCCGGTTGTGAGTCACGACCGTCCGGACATGGTCCGAGGGGTGCCCGTCCGATGTTGCGGCCGTCCGAGGCGGCCGGCTCTGCGTGTGGCGTCCGGTTCCGGGTAGTCGTCCGTTCAGCGACCAGGTTCCGTGCGGGCGACCGAGAGTGGGAGATCATGGCGGTTCCGAAGACGACCGTGCTTGTGCTGGACTGCTCCGAGCATGCGGAACTCGCCGAGTTCTATGCCGATCTGCTCGGAGCGACAACGCGTATGAGCGCCGATCCGGATGTCATGGAGGTCGTCGGCAACGACGGCACGCGCATGGCCGTCCGCAGGGACCACGGCTACGCACCACCCAGCTGGCCGCGGCCGGACGGCGCCCTTCAGGCCCATCTGCGCATCCTGGTTTCCCCCGACGACATGGACGAGGCGGAGCGTGAGGCGATCGGTCTCGGCGCCCGGCCCCTGGACACCAAGGACAACGGGGGACGGCACGACGTCCGGCTGTACTCCGACCCCGCGGGGCACTCGTTCGCGCTGGTCGCCCACACGCCGACGTCCTGATCCCGGGTTGTGCGCAGCACCCGGGCACGACATCCCCGCAGTGCCGCGCAGACGTGAGCATCTGACGCACATCTGATCCATGTCATGGCAGGGGAGAGCCGCTGCCTCCCCTGCCACTCGTTCGGCGGCCGACAGCGCGCGCGCCCGATCTCCGGCGCCCAGACTCTGGAGCATGGCTGAGCAACGTGTGAAACGCGCCGGATCCGGCAAATCAGCCGCCGCTTCCCGCACGTCGGACCTACGAGGAGCGGAGAGGGCCGCTCTGCGGGCGAGTGAATCCCTTTCCAGGCTGATCGACCACCCGCCCGAAGGCGTGTCCGGAGTCTGCCGGTCGGACGACGAGGGCTGGCGTGTCTGCGTCGACGTCCTGGAAGTCGCCCGTATCCCCGACACGACCAGCCTGCTGGCCACCTACGAGGTGGAGCTCGACGCAGATGGTCACCTCCTTCAGTACCGCCGGGTCCGGCGGTACCGGCGCGGGGCGGCGGACATATGAGCGCAGCCCACCGAAGCCACCCGAGAGAAACGGCCCCTTCCATGACCGCTTACAGCGACGAGGTCGTGTGTGTCCCGCGCGCCGGCACTCTCTACGACGTCCTCGAACTCATCCTCGACCGGGGAATGGTCATCGATGTGTTCGTACGAGTCTCCCTTGTCGGTATCGAGATCCTCAAGATCGATGCCCGGATCGTCGTGGCGAGCGTCGACACGTATCTGCGTTTCGCCGAAGCGTGCAACCGGCTCGACCTCGACCACGACGCCACCAGCAAGACCGTGCCCGAACTCTTCGGGGGAGGCATGGGCAAGAGCGTGCGCAAGGCCGGTGCGAAGAAGGCCGTCCGGTCCGCCGGGAGCAAGGTCAAGGACAAGCTCGGGATGGGCGACGACGACGGCGAGGAGGAGGAGTCGCGGCCTCGCCGTCGCAGCGCAGCCGGCCGAAGTGGCGACGGGGGCCGCCCCCGCAGCCGTCGACGTACAGAGGAAGAGTGACAGATGGCCGCACCAGGTGTGTACGTGTACGCGTTCGTCAGAGCGGGGCACCCGCTGCCCGCGGACGTGCGTGGCGTGGGTGATACGAAGGCGCCGGTCCGGCTGCTGCCCTGTGGCGAGTTGGCCGCTGTGATCGGTCCGGTCCCGGAGACACTGCGCGCCCGGCGGCGGGACCTGATGGCACATCAGCGCCTGCTTTCGGACCTGGTGCCCGGCGGGCCGGTCCTCCCCATGCGCTTCGGCGCGATCGCTCCCGGCGAAACCGCCGTTCTCGACGGTGCGAAGGCCCGCAGCGCCGAGTATCTGGCCGCCCTGGAGAGCGTCGAAGGCCGCCTTGAGATGAACCTCAAGGTCATGCCGGCGGAGGACTCGCTCTCCGATCTGGTCCGGGAGGACCCCCGCGTACGGCAGTTGCGCGAGGAGGTGCGCAGCCGTCCGGGATACGAGGTCAATGTGCGCCTCGGCGAAGCTGTCGTGGCCGGGATGCGACGCCGGGCCGCGCACGCCGCCGAACAGATCTCGGCCGCGCTCGCCGCTGTCGCGGCCGAGTCGCAGGAGGGACCGGACGTCGAGGGCTGCGTACGCAATGTGTCCTTCCTTGTCGCGCGCGGGGACCTGTCCCGGTTCAACAGCTGCGTCGACCGGCTCTCCGCCGAATACCGGCAGAAGGCCGCTCTCCGGGTGACCGGACCGCTTCCGTGCTACAGCTTCGTGCCCACCGAGAACGTGCCGGCCGGGGTCTGAGATGGGTCTCCTCTCCGCAGTGGTCCTGCTTCCGCTGGCGCCGGTACGAGGCGTGGTCTGGGTTGCCGACCGGCTTACCGAGGCGGCAGACAGAGAACTGCACGACCCGGCCGTCATCCGTGCACAACTGGGGGCACTCAACAGGGCGTTCGACGACGGAGACATCAGCGAGGAGCAGTTCGAACGCGAGGAGGAGCGGTTGCTCGACCTGCTCGAGCGACGGGACCGACGGGTCGTCGTCGCTTCCGCTCCGCCCGACGTGAACCGTCGGTACGTCGAGGGAGAGACCACTGAGGTGGCGACATGACGCAACTGGATTCGTGGGACACGGCCCCCGCGCCCAGGGAGGCGGGCAGCACGTCCAACCTCGCCGACATCCTGGAGCGGGTCCTGGACAAGGGCATTGTGATTGCGGGCGACATCAAGATCGACCTGCTCGACATCGAACTCCTCACCATTCGGCTCCGTCTCTTCGTCGCCTCGGTCGAAACCGCCAGAAGGGCAGGTATCGACTGGTGGGAGACCGATCCGGCACTGTCGTCCCGGGCCGCTCACGACAGCCTCGCCGATGAGAACCGGCAACTGCGCGCACAACTCGAAGCGCTGGAAGCCGGCACGGGCTCGAAGACGGACAGCACGAAGGAGTCGCATCGCAGATGACAGTGACTTCGACGCATTCCGATCGGCCGGGCCGCGACCGGGGAGGCCTCCCCACCGCGCATCTCACGTATGTGTACGCCGTCTGCCGAAGCGATGGTCCGGCAGCGGCCGTGGCGGAGCACACCGGCGGGTACGACGAGGGCGGTCCGCTGCGCCTGCTGACCGCGGGAGAGCTGTACGCGGTGGTGCAGGACGTGCCGTCGGCCGCGTTCTGCGAGGAAGCACTGCGCCGCCGTCTGGCGGACCCCGGAGAACTCGAACGCTGCGTCAGGACTCACCACGAGGTGGTGAGCGCTGCCGCCACCGGTGGGCCGGTCGTGCCGCTGCCGCTCGCGACGCTCTACCACGACGACGCGAGGGCCGGCGAAGTGCTGTGGTCGAGTGCACAGCGCTTCCGGCAGTCGCTGGACCGGGTCGAGGGACGCACCGAGTGGGCCGTCAAGGTGCATGCGCTGCGGGCAGCTCGGCGCCCGGAGCCGGACGGCGGCCCCCCGCACGTCGCCCGGGAGACGGAGCGCGGACGCCGGGACTCCCGGCACGGGACGGACACACCATGCTCGTCGGAAGCACCGCATGCACCGAACGCGCCGCCCTCGCCGCAGGCGCCGCACTCGCCGGGCGCATCTGACACCGGCCGTCCGGGCAGCGGGCGCGACTATCTCAGCCGGGTGCGGGAACGACAGAGGGCCGCCGAACAGCGTCACGACGAAGCCCTGCAGGCGGCAGACCGCGTCGACCGGGCCCTGCGGCTCATTTCCGCAGCGTCCGTCCGACGGCGACCGCACAGCACCGAGATCACGGGGAAGGAGCGCCCCCAGATCATGAACGCGGCATACCTGATCGCCAAGGAGCGGGAGCACGAGCTGGTTACCGCGGTCGACTCACTGCGCCGGCGGCCCGAATTCCGGCACGTCGACATCGACCTCTCGGGACCCTGGGTGCCGTACTCGTTCACCGAAGGGGGCGATGAAGGATGACGGCGGCGGGAACCGTGGCCTGGCGCGGCCCGGACAGCGGGGCGCCCATCGGCGTTCCGCTGGTCGATCTCCTGGACCGCGTGCTGGGCACCGGCGTCGTCATCAGCGGTGACCTGGTGATCGCCATCGCCGAAGTGCCCCTGATCAGACTGTCCCTGCACGCCCTGCTCGCATCGGTCAGCGATCGCGTCCCGGCCCCGTGGGACGACGGGGGTCCGCTGTGACGGCGGCGGCCAGGGTCGACATCGACCGGGAGAATGTGGGCCGGGATCTCGCCTCGCTGGTACTGACCGTGGTGGAACTCCTGCGTCAGCTCATGGAGCGGCAGGCCATCCGCCGCTTCGACCAGGGGGACCTCACCGCGGAGCAGGAAGAGCGTGTCGGAACGACTCTGATGCTGCTCGACGAGCGTATGTCGGAGCTGTGCACGCAGCACGGCCTGCGCCGCGAGGACCTCAACCTCGACCTCGGTCCTCTCGGCACCCTGCTCTCCGACACCCATTTCTGAGGAGAGGCCGGAACATCCCGGCCTCTCCTTGTTACCCGCCGGAATGGCCCGCGGGTCAGCGCCTACTGGGCGTTGATGAGGAGCAGGGCGATGTCATCGATGCGGGGAGCGGACTGCTTCGCGTAGCGGACCAGTGTGTCCGCGAGAGTCTCCATGTCCTGACCCCTGGCCTGTGAAAGCTGTTCCATGAGATCAGCGGTCGACTCGTCGAGATCGACACCAGGTGTCTCGACGAGTCCGTCGGTGTACAGGGCGAGCAGGGTGCCGGGCGGCACCGGAATTTCCGCGGAGACGTACGCGGCACCGGGGTCGATTCCGAGCAGCAGGCCCGGTGTCAGATCCAGGACCTGGGTACGTCCGTCCGGATGACGCAGCAGCGGTGGCGGGTGGCCCGCGGTGGCCAGATGGGCGCGGCGGCGTGCCAGGTCCAGATGCGCGTAGAGGCAGCTGGTGAAGAGGCCGGGATTGAGGTCGGTGAGGAGACGGTTGGTGCGGGCCAGGACCTCTTCGGGCGGCGCGCCGGCCGTGGCGTGAACAGCCGTCCGGACCTGGCCCATGAGAGCTGCGGCATTGACGTTGTGCCCCTGGACGTCGCCGATGGTGACGGCCGCTGTGGTGTCGTCCAGACGGATGAGGTCGTAGAAGTCGCCGCCGATGGCCATATGACTGACGGCGGGGAGATAGCGGGCCGCCACTTCCAGCCCCGGGACGCCGGGCAGGGTGTGGGGCAGCAGCGCGCCCTGCAGGCTCTGCGCCAGCTGGTGTTCGGCGTCGTAGAGCCGTGCGCGGTCGACGGCCTGGGCGATCAGCCCGGCGAGTGAGACGAGGATGGTGCGCTCCGCCGGGGCGAAGGTGTGCGGCCGGTCGTAGGCCAGCAGGAGCGAGCCGATGGAGTCTCCCGAAGCGATGAGGGGCAGGAAGGCCCAGGCACCCATGTTGTCCTGGAGTACCGCCGGGGGATAGGCCTGCCTCAGTTCGGCGAAGGTGGCGAAGAAGTTCGGCACGCCGGTGTTGAGGACCTTTACGGCGGGGGTGTCCGATGACAGAGGCGCTCCGTCGAACCGGGCCATGAGCTCCGGGTCGTATCCGCGGAAGCCACGAATGCGCAGCCGTCCCTCTTCCGCCGTCATCAGGGCGAGGGCCTGGGCACCGAAGACCGGCATCAACTGGTCGGCAGCCTGGGCCACGACATCCTGCACCCCGACGGCTTCGGTCAGCGTGGCGGCGAGATGCATCAGGTGGTACAGGGTGGCCGCGCGGCTCGGCACGGTGCGGGGCGGGGGGCGCTCCGCCTTCGGCAGGCCCACCACGTGGTCCGCTGAGACCGGAGTGATGCGCACGCTGATGCCCGACGCGTCCGGGTAGAGACGGAAGGCCAGCCAGCGGTCCGGGGGACGGAGCGCGGTGAAGGACGTGGATCGGCCGCTGACCGCCGCGGCCCGGTAGCGGTCCTCGAACACGGGATCGTCCAGCCAGGGCAACGCCTCCCACGGCAGGGATCCCACCAGCTCCGAGGGTGAACCGCCGACGAGGTCCGCGCCGGTGGCAGTGATGAAGGTGATCCTGCCCTCCAGATCCAGAGAGCAACTGCCGCCGGGCAGCCGGTCGATGAACTCGGCCCCCGCCATCGCCTCGGCCGGACCGGGAACCCGGCCGCGCGGCTGGACCAGCACCCGGGGCCGGGCTCCGTCCGGTGCCAGACGTCCGTAGTCACCCGCCCGCTCGAGCCCGGAAGCGATGCGGGTGCTGCACTCACGGACCGCCTCGCGTTCTTGCGCCGAAAGCTCCGGCGAATGGAACCCGGGCCACAGCAGTACCAAACCCCCCAGAGCGGTGTCCGAAGTGGCCACAGGGCTGGCCGCCAGCACGAAGTCGTAGGGGAGTACGAGTCCCACCCGCGGATAGCGATGCGCAATCTCCTCCTGGCTGCCGACCCACACCAGGCGCCGCTCCCGGACGGCATCGGCGACCGGAATGGGGTCCGAGAGACTCACCCGTGCCCAGGGAGCTGCGATCTCCCCGGAAATCCCGGTCACCAACACGAGACGCAGCGCATCCTGGCCCGGCGGCAGCAGATACACCATTCCGACCGACGCCTCTGTTTCCCGAACGATCTTGGCCAGAACGGGATCGAGCCACTGCTGACCCAGGCCTTTGGGACTTGCGGCGCCCGGGCCCGGCACGCTTCACGCTCCCTGTGCGGCAGCGGCCCGGGTGACCCGTACGCGCCCTGCGAAGCGGCCCCCGCCCGCGACAGCACCCTCGCTCGCCACAGCGGCAGTGCTCACTGCGGCGCCATTGACGAGCGCGCCGTCGCGACCGACTCTGAAAAGCGCCATATATGGACGATACGCCCGCAGCGAGCTACGCACCGGGGGAGAGGGGCCCCCGGCCGGGCGGGCCATCCGGGCCGGTTCCGGCGTTTCGGGGTGCCCGGTACGAACAGGTCCGGGCAGCGGGTACCGCCACCGGAGGGATGCGATCAGTGGCGGCGAAGGCCGGTGGACAGCCCGCCCGGGCAGGATCCGCTGTCGGAGGTCTGGACGCGGTACTGCTCGCATGCTGTCCTTACAACGTTGTAACTCCCCGTCCGCCGACGTACTCGCTCACGTCACTGCCACCAGGAGGACTTCCATGCGCCGGTTCGTATTTCCGGGGCGATCGGCTCTGACCCTGTTACTGGCCGGGCTGCTGGCCCTCTGCGGTGTCGTGGCACTTCCCCGCCAGGCCCACGCGGTGGGTGGCACCTTCCGCAATCCGCTGGGCACCCGGGCGGATCCCTATATGACGTACTACCAGGGCAACTACTACCTGGCGGCGACCGAGGGCGATGCTGTGCGCATCGCGAAGGCCCCCACTCTGGGTGGGCTCCTCACCGCGCCCCGCACCACGGTCTGGCAGGACACCGACAGCACACGCGACCGTCAGGTGTGGGCACCGTCCTTCTATCTGATGGACGGCCACTGGTACATCTACTACACCGCCGACGACGGTGTCGACGAGCACCATCGCCTGTATGTGGTCGAGTCCGCGGGAGCTGATCCGCTCGGCCCCTACCATTTCAAGGCGAAACTGGAAGCACCCGACGCACAGGGCCTGTGGGCCATCGACCCCGTGGTCCTCCACCAGAACGGACGCCTCTACATGGTGTGGTCGGGCGCCGGGAGCGAAGGACACAACCTCATCTACCTCGCCCCGATGTCCAACCCCTGGACGATCTCCGGCAACCGGGTCTATCTGCCGTCGGCAGGGGGCTGCCCCGAGGTGCGTGAGGCGCCCTCGATACTTCAGCACAGCGGGAAGACCTTTCTTGTCTACTCCACCTGCGACACGGGCAAGCCCGACTACCAGCTCTGGATGCAGTCCATTTCCGACACCGCCGACCCCCTGCGGCCGGCCAACTGGGTCCAGCACTCGGGGGCGGTCTTCGCCCGCAGTGACGCCGCCGGTGTCTGGGGCCCGGGTTCCAACGGCTTCTTCACCAGCCCGGACGGTACCCAGGACTGGATTGTCTACCACGCGAAGAACACGTCCGCCTTCACCTACGACGGCCGCACCACCCGCGCCCAGAAAATCGGCTGGAACGACGACGGTACGCCCCATCTCGGCTCGCCGGCTGCCGCCGGTGCCACCCAGGACCTGCCATCGGGCGACCCCGGTGGCGGCCCGTTCTGGATCAATGACACCAACTCGTCCAGTGGCGCCGGCTCCGTCGCGTACACGGGTGCGTGGAACTCGGGCAGCGGTTGCGGCAGTCAGTGCTTCTGGAGCGACGACCACTGGAGCAACCAACCGGGAGCAACGGCGACCTGGACCTTCACCGGTACCCGGATCGCTCTCCTGTCCGTACGCGATACGGGCAACGGCATCGCCGCCTTCTCCGTGGACGGCGGAGCCGAACAGACCGGTGACTACTTCGGTCCGATCCGGATGGGTGAACAACTCAACTACGTGAGCCCGGTTCTGCCCTTCGGGACCCACACGTTGCGGTTGCGGGTGACCGGCGATCACAGCCCTTCGTCCAGCGGTGCGTACATCTCCGTCGACCGGGCGGAGATCTCGACACGCTGAACGCGGATGCCGAGCGGCCGTCCCGGCCGCTCGGCATCCGCACCCCGTCCCATGACGGCGACCCCGCCGTCGGCGCCCCGAGGGACAGCCGTCAGTCGTCCGTCGAGACGACGCCCTTGCAGGCGTCCGTACCATCGGCTGTACCCGGCACCGCTGCGGCCTTCACGGCATTGAAGTTGGACACATAGGCGTCGTGGTACGCGGAGTCGTCGACCTTCAGCAGCGCCTCGTCGTTCTCGCGCAGCGAAGGGCCTGAGTAGTTGTGACTTCCGGTCCACACAAGCTTGTTGGCCGTGCCGTCGTACATGCCGTCGATGAGCAGGTATTTCGAGTGCACGACGGAGTTCGTGGTCGAGGGGTCGGCGTCCTAGACCTCGAGGGGCCGCGAAGTGTGTACGAACCGCACTATGTGCAGGACGGAAAGAGTCTGAAACCGCAGTGGTCGGTGGGCGACGCGGACGAGGGCCACAGCTGCCTGTTCCACCGCTGAGACACCGAATGCGGTCGGGCCGGTCGAGTGACGCAGAAGAGTCAGCACGGCATGAGCAGCATGCCCGTCCGAGTGACTCTTCGCCGGTCAGCCGTCATATGCGGAGGCTTTTGGGGTAAAACTGGCATTCCCATTGATAACTGTTGAATCGGGGATGCATGGTGCTCACCTATGTCAAGCGATGGAGTGCGGTGGCAGTTCTCGCCGCCGCGGCGGCGATGACCACGGCGGGCCCCAGCTCGGCCGCCGCACGCGGCCATGAGCCCTGCGGGTACTACCAGACCGGAACGTATGCGTACTACAACCACTGCGGTAGGACGACGGTCCGGATCAAGCTGGACATCGTCCGGGGCAAGGACAAGGTGATCTGCGTACGGCCCGGTACCACCGGACTGGGCCCGAAGAACCATGTCCGTTTCGCTGCCTACGTCGGCGGGGCGGGCTGCAACCCCTCGTAGTCATGGCATGAAGCCCCCCGCCGCCCAGGGTCCGTGGTGCTGCTCGTCGCCGCAGCGCCCGGCTCAGGGGAGGCGGGGGGCTATCCGTCGACGTGGAGGGCGCTTGTGCCCACGTCCGGCCGGTCACCCAGTCCCTATCGCCCGATGCCGTCGAGTTCCGCGACCGCCTCCGCGGGGAGTTCCAGGGATGCTGCTGCGATGTTCTCACGCAGATGGGACAGCGAGGAGGTCCCGGGGATGAGGACGGTCGTCCTGGTCCGCTGGAGCAGCCAGGCCAGGGCGACTTGCTGTGGCGAGGCTCCGAGACGGGTGGCGACGCCGGTCAGCGTCTCGGACTGCAGGGGGGTGAAGCCGCCGAGCGGAAAGAACGCGGCGAACGCGATGTTCTCGGCCGCGCAGCGTTCGACGAGGTCGTCGTCCTGCCGGTTCGCCAGGTTGTACAGATTCTGCACGGTGACGACGGGTGCGATGGTCCGGGCCTCGGCCAGCTGTGTCAGGGAGACGCCGCTCAGGCCGAGGTGGCGGATGAGGCCGTCCTTCCGCAGCTCCGCCAGGGTGCCGAACTGCTCTGCCAAGGACTCCTGCCCGGTGCCCTCGATGGGGACGCGCAGGTTGACGACGTCGAGGGTGTCGAGTCCCAGGTGCTGGAGGTTCGCATGGACCTGTGACGTGAGCTCCGCGGGCTCCAGCGAGGGGAACCAGCCGCCGTCATCACTGCGGCGCGCACCGACCTTGGTGACGATGTGCAGGTCTGCGGGATAGGGATGCAACGCTTCCTTGATGATCTCGTTCACGACGGCTGGGCCGTAGAAGTCGCTGGTGTCGATGTGCGTGATACCCAGGCCGACGGCCTCCCGAAGCACCGCGACGGCCTGGTCGCGGTCCTTGGGCGGCCCGAAGACATTGGGTCCTGCCAGTTGCATGGCTCCGTATCCCATGCGGTGGACGGTGAGGTCGTCGGCGAGCGTGAGGCTGCCGCCGGGGAGGGTGCTGGACATGCTGACTCTTTCGTCGAGTTGCGTGGATGCTCTTGCCCAACTGCCAACTGCCAACTGCCAACTGCTGACTGCGAAGTGCGCACCGCGAAGTGCGCACCGCGACCCGGCGCGCGGCTCCGAGCGAGGGGCGTAAGTCCAACGGTGCGGTTGTAATTCGACCGTAACGCCATCCCTGAGCAACCGCAACGTTGTAGTTGGCTTCAAGTGGTCCAGCCGATGCGCCCTGACGCCCCGCTGTCTGACGCCCGCCTGGCACCACTCACCACGTGTGACCTCGCCGGTCCGAACGCCGGGAGCGCGGGCAGGGTGTGCTCGCTATCGTGCAACCGTGACCGACCCCGGGCCTCCTCTGCTTTTTCTCGATGTCGACGGGCCGCTCATCCCGTTCGGGGCGACGTGGGAGGAGCGCCCGGGTGGGTACCCGACATACCGGACGGGCGTCGAACCGGGTGACTCGAATCCTCTTCTGGTGAGGATCAATCCCGCGCACGGGCCCCGGCTGGCCGGGCTCCCGTGCCGGCTGGTGTGGGCCACGACCTGGATGGACGAGGCGAACAGCTGCGTGGCGCCACGGCTGGGCCTGCCCGAGCTGCCGGTGGTGATCTGGCCCGAGCCGACCTGTACCGATGGCCGGGCGGAGTGGCACGGTCTGCACTGGAAGACCCGCACCCTCCTCGACTGGGCGGCCGGCCGGCCTTTCGTCTGGGTCGACGACGAGATCACGGAGAGGGACCGGGACTGGGTGTCCGCTCGATACCGGGGGCAGGCCCTGCTGCACCGGGTCGACCCCCGAAGGGGTCTTGTCGACGCCGACTTCGCAGCCATCGAAGCATGGCTCCGCACGATCCGCCCGGCACCCGAGGGCAGCTGACGGAGCCCGGTCCTGCGGCTTGCCCATGCGCCGTTCCCTGACCTTCAGGCCGGCCGGGCCCGGTTCGAACGGGGGGTGCGGGGCAGGCGCTTCGGCATGGACACAGTTCAGGAAGAGACGGCGCCGGGGCGGCGGCGTCTGCCTCAGCGGCAGGCCCTGCTCATCGCGGTCCCGGTCGCCGCTCTGTCCGTCGTCGTCACCTTGGTCGTCGTGGGCCACCACGGCCGTCACGGCCCTTATGCCGGGCCCGATCCGATCCGGC contains:
- a CDS encoding HAD domain-containing protein; amino-acid sequence: MTDPGPPLLFLDVDGPLIPFGATWEERPGGYPTYRTGVEPGDSNPLLVRINPAHGPRLAGLPCRLVWATTWMDEANSCVAPRLGLPELPVVIWPEPTCTDGRAEWHGLHWKTRTLLDWAAGRPFVWVDDEITERDRDWVSARYRGQALLHRVDPRRGLVDADFAAIEAWLRTIRPAPEGS
- a CDS encoding DUF6355 family natural product biosynthesis protein, giving the protein MVLTYVKRWSAVAVLAAAAAMTTAGPSSAAARGHEPCGYYQTGTYAYYNHCGRTTVRIKLDIVRGKDKVICVRPGTTGLGPKNHVRFAAYVGGAGCNPS
- a CDS encoding SpoIIE family protein phosphatase; this translates as MPGPGAASPKGLGQQWLDPVLAKIVRETEASVGMVYLLPPGQDALRLVLVTGISGEIAAPWARVSLSDPIPVADAVRERRLVWVGSQEEIAHRYPRVGLVLPYDFVLAASPVATSDTALGGLVLLWPGFHSPELSAQEREAVRECSTRIASGLERAGDYGRLAPDGARPRVLVQPRGRVPGPAEAMAGAEFIDRLPGGSCSLDLEGRITFITATGADLVGGSPSELVGSLPWEALPWLDDPVFEDRYRAAAVSGRSTSFTALRPPDRWLAFRLYPDASGISVRITPVSADHVVGLPKAERPPPRTVPSRAATLYHLMHLAATLTEAVGVQDVVAQAADQLMPVFGAQALALMTAEEGRLRIRGFRGYDPELMARFDGAPLSSDTPAVKVLNTGVPNFFATFAELRQAYPPAVLQDNMGAWAFLPLIASGDSIGSLLLAYDRPHTFAPAERTILVSLAGLIAQAVDRARLYDAEHQLAQSLQGALLPHTLPGVPGLEVAARYLPAVSHMAIGGDFYDLIRLDDTTAAVTIGDVQGHNVNAAALMGQVRTAVHATAGAPPEEVLARTNRLLTDLNPGLFTSCLYAHLDLARRRAHLATAGHPPPLLRHPDGRTQVLDLTPGLLLGIDPGAAYVSAEIPVPPGTLLALYTDGLVETPGVDLDESTADLMEQLSQARGQDMETLADTLVRYAKQSAPRIDDIALLLINAQ
- a CDS encoding oxidoreductase gives rise to the protein MSSTLPGGSLTLADDLTVHRMGYGAMQLAGPNVFGPPKDRDQAVAVLREAVGLGITHIDTSDFYGPAVVNEIIKEALHPYPADLHIVTKVGARRSDDGGWFPSLEPAELTSQVHANLQHLGLDTLDVVNLRVPIEGTGQESLAEQFGTLAELRKDGLIRHLGLSGVSLTQLAEARTIAPVVTVQNLYNLANRQDDDLVERCAAENIAFAAFFPLGGFTPLQSETLTGVATRLGASPQQVALAWLLQRTRTTVLIPGTSSLSHLRENIAAASLELPAEAVAELDGIGR
- a CDS encoding glycoside hydrolase family 43 protein, which produces MRRFVFPGRSALTLLLAGLLALCGVVALPRQAHAVGGTFRNPLGTRADPYMTYYQGNYYLAATEGDAVRIAKAPTLGGLLTAPRTTVWQDTDSTRDRQVWAPSFYLMDGHWYIYYTADDGVDEHHRLYVVESAGADPLGPYHFKAKLEAPDAQGLWAIDPVVLHQNGRLYMVWSGAGSEGHNLIYLAPMSNPWTISGNRVYLPSAGGCPEVREAPSILQHSGKTFLVYSTCDTGKPDYQLWMQSISDTADPLRPANWVQHSGAVFARSDAAGVWGPGSNGFFTSPDGTQDWIVYHAKNTSAFTYDGRTTRAQKIGWNDDGTPHLGSPAAAGATQDLPSGDPGGGPFWINDTNSSSGAGSVAYTGAWNSGSGCGSQCFWSDDHWSNQPGATATWTFTGTRIALLSVRDTGNGIAAFSVDGGAEQTGDYFGPIRMGEQLNYVSPVLPFGTHTLRLRVTGDHSPSSSGAYISVDRAEISTR
- a CDS encoding phospholipase D-like domain-containing protein, which encodes MHSKYLLIDGMYDGTANKLVWTGSHNYSGPSLRENDEALLKVDDSAYHDAYVSNFNAVKAAAVPGTADGTDACKGVVSTDD